TGAGTAtgaatttttctaataatattatatatattaaataaaatatgactttAATACAGGATACTAAACATTAACTAACTACcaacaagtaaataataaattgtagtaatttggttaagtatattttctcagaataatattatagtattaagttttggaataataataatttttattctaatttccaaaaaaaaaaaaaaatgaaacatgttttaaattgattagaaTTGTGCTCGAACTcctattatttgaatactgaTAAGTGATAATCATAGATATCTTGTATcacaaatttttcaataagtaagattattatccattaaacaatttacagaaaaaaatatgggtTCTCgttaagaaatataaacttGTATCTACACAAGATATTCTTTAAGTAGAACAAAATAGctcaagtatttaaataattaatatacgttctttaagtagatatatttaaaagaccTCCAGGCTAATTGTAGAGTCCTATTACTGgatgaatttttaaacaagtatttttttttacttttttcacaAATGCTTATGTCTTATTGTGTCATATTGtacaaatcatatattatttctttaaaaaagtgtattttaaatttccaaaaatcagattttgaacaactgcataattgaaaaaaaaaatgggagTGAGCATGTTTAGTGaatcattttgtatatttaaccGTATTAGAAATTACTttcttgaatttcttatattatacacaaaagaTGATAATtgcttgataatataaaactctaattactttaaatctaATGTCTTCATCTTCAAAACTAAGTAGACATTCACagctaagtaaataattacaaaattattctaaaatcgtTATAGGTCTATTAtggtatataaacatacaggCGTTCCATGACAACTTTAAACTTATCTAAAATTCAAAacctatcattttattttcaatgttcTATATTTTGTCACAAAGCAAACAATCAAATTTTAtgtgcataatatgtatattatattttatagatagtcACTTAAATTGTCACTAAAATAGACAGTTTAGTCCGACATTTTccggatattttaaatattttaattgaaaaattaatttcagaaaGTAggatctataaaattaaagctaTTCAACCATTTTAAATATGCTAGTGAGGTAATCTTTTacgctaataataaaatatattgtactttacctttgtatataattaaaattcaaaattactcTCATAATTCACCATATATGCTTATCGCCAATGTTTACGTTGTATAGATTGTGTAtatgttatgaataataataatacaagtataagtTTGGAGTTTTTGAAGTGATTTCATTGGACACCTTTTTCCAACGTGTCATCttgttacaaatttataacttaataacttttacttattgtatttaccCTCTTATAcagattgtatatattttcttttatataaaaacacgaaataaaaaagttttttttataaattgaacttgttattattagaataaacatttaattagtatttaccaGAAATATTCATGAGAGATTTCAATACGGTGTCTGGTCATTttagtaatacaaattaaaaataattaaaaataaaacaaatttattacaattatttttaatttatacagttaataaatatattataatatttaaattttgtatgaaCCTTTCACctacttaatgtataaaaaatgtgttttttgtataacctacataataaaattatactaagtatttttaattaaacaaaatatttatacagattatagaaatttaaaaattgaattttagtccaaactttattttgaatataaaaatataatgattttaaactaaaaatattttaccattgtTGTTTGGAATTGAATAATAGTATGGAATGAATGGTCTTCCAAAATACATATTGAttgaataactaaaataaaatatatatatataaacatctaatacatatgtttaaaataattaaatttaaaacttacacTATGTTATGTGAAATTAAGCCCATTAATAACATGTACTTCGAAATCATCTCctctataagaaaataaatattaattactttttaaaattatttttccattagTTTAGAATCaatgcttattttaaatatatacatatagaattattattagtattatgttgaatatattaccataaaactcaaattcattaatataataaagactACAAGTGTTAAAATTTGCAAATGACAATACCAACGTGTTCTATTCATATTCCAAAACATATTGCGCTTAGTTAAATAATGTGTTGCTaccattataagtatatttttggttAGTATTAACAGTATTACGTTAATTAGTTTTGTATTTCCTTTTTCAcaattcaaatgtatattaatttttgtcggcacggaaaaaaataataaatatgtttacttaaacaataatattataaaaatgactaatgagtaaaaattataactaatgactaataatagtaattattggtAGTGATTTTGATCTGTCTAATTAAATCTTGatttaagttaaaactatatttagaaacaaaaaattaacaattcaattctataaatatatataaaacttattgttTAGAATAATTAGGTTGCTTGAGATACAttacaaaaatgataaaatcaattaaatatacctaatacatactgcgaattacttataaattgtaattgtattattataatgattgattGGGTTAAGGAccaaatagattattaaaatataagcttaCGAATCATTGTGAATTGtgcactataatttataaatatttccaaaataattttttgtcggATGTCTAACAGAACATATCGCCATTAAAAAATctgtgtataaatttaatacagttaaaaataataataataatgtctagccataaaatatttttatataaattaatattaaattaaatactacacAAGAcagttttcttaaattattggaTTAAAAATGGAAAACTTTTCAGACTCAATGATTGTACTCgtataaatagtatgtaacgagaaaaaataataactgttgttgattaattattttaattttaatgattaaaaggACTTTAAAGTATAGTCTAAGggaaaatactatataattatttccgtACAAGTAGTCCTAGATTTCTAAatatggttataaaatattttaaagaacatttatctacaattaaaaattataacattatttatttcttgttACAAATTTAgaacaatgaataattatataattttaattatctgaaaagaaatttgaataatataacataagtcGTCAAGAATACTGAatcaataagaaataatatttcgaaatTGAATAGAAAGTGTAGTcttatgaaataaatcaaagggctttattattatacggaacaggcataataattttttatataattcaactaGGTAATaagttagttatattttatatgtttaaacagtaaacactcatatatatttttctattataattacatccTTGGCGTCTATTggacattataaacattattatatgcagtatttaaaatcatgtaGCATACTTAAGTTTGgaaatgtgatatttttagcaagaaacataataaaatatacataggtaatattttcaattttaaaagtgtatcgtttataattgttaattgaaCCTTTGTATACtgcagtaataatttattattcaatccgAAATGagaatgttataattaatttttaaaatattaggtaattatttttgtttctagtatttttattatacattactttgaaataatgattatgatcTAGAATAGTTGTcagtgaaattttaaatttataatactaattttttttttattaatacaaatctgATAATGACTGTTAATTATCAATGATCACTgacgatatttaaaaataaatagtgcaTTGTTGATAGTTTTATGTCATTttcatatagaataaaatcatTGGTCGATTTTTGCcatattgtagtatatttaCGTTGTAGCGAtggtcattattttgtttagatgTGTTAGAACTTAGTTATACCTCGTAGGTcataaaccaaaaaataatatcgttgttataataatagcatccataataatataatgtctttccacattatcattattatgtagtattaaattttctctGTGAGATTATAGAAAAGTACTTAAATACAGGAATTGATTCTGAGTGAAGCGTTAATTTATGTgaattttatcgttttttctttaaaattattgctttATTTGTAATCAACCAACGCGTAGACTCATTAAATAgtctttaatacttataatgttaattgatCTCATATTCTCATTCATATTCTTACtggatatttttgtataaatagaaGATTTCTTTAttctaatgaataattaaaaagggAAAATGAATCTTTGAaaacttcaataaattaagataCATGAAATCTCAGGAGATTGTAAGAGATTGTCAATCAAGTATAGAATACATCAAAATCCAGAtgtgattttgattttagaattttttttttgattttcttaaCAGTTTGTTGAagcaagaaattaaaaatcgatatcacaatatatttacaacaaattaaGTGCGTGTGACTGTAGTAAAAGCCGAGTGACTAAAAATAGGTTTCTATATgctgttttaaatttcaatacaaaacaattttcatgaaatataatatatcttattctTTGTAAACAGTGCATTTCATGTTAGTTTTACCtcaatttggtttttaaataattttgattggaAGTGTGATTCAGCAAACcactatattacaaaaattgtaaagattgaattaaagattttttttatacttatcaatttagtaaataattatctaatataatttatttattaattattaggtaacAAATAGCTaagtaaatagatatattttattttgaaatttacaatatttgtcttacattatattatgtgcaaatagttattttaaaatacattttatcaatcagattattgtgtacaaaaatatttgtatgtagttaggttatatatttgatggtattatttatagctCGACGactttcttttaattttataaatagataatttaggtattaaaattttatattatttaaacacctaatttatataatattttgtgatttcaagtacaattattatttacttttgtaaatatatatacataatataatatatattatttaaatagtctcTATACAAacgtctttttttattatgtatttaattggttaaattatgtttattgtattttggctataatcttaaaataatatcttcttTAATTTACTGATGGTTTACGTGATTTTCTAATAACTTTTGTCGGTGGTCTCGTTTTTAGTTTCTTttctttgttttgttttaatttttcatcttCAATttgttgaagtcttaattcTTCTTCTTTTCTTCTTATTTCTTCTTGTTCTTCTTCAAAAATTTGTTGTTGAGCTTCGTTTCTTTGCCTTTCTATATCTTCTTCATTAAGTAATTGGCGTTCTAtttctttttgtttattttctatttcttcTTCCTCCGCTTGTCTTTTTATAAGCTCTTCACGTCTTTGAATTTCCATGTCATATTCACGTTGTATTCTTCGTTCATCTAAAATCGCTTTATGTTGTGCTTCTgcttgttgttgttgttgttgcaaCAATTcattttgcaaattattttgtagttctaCTTGAGGTTGTTGAACGTATGGCAGTGGAACTGGAGgttgaacaaaattatttacggctggatcttaaaaaaaattattaaatactattaaaattggattaaaataataatcaatcatttcagtttttacggagaattgaaaaatgattttaatttaagtgatataattacaaaagttAACAAAATACCAATGTATTGATTGTAAGGTTGATATCTGTTTTGCATGTTCATCAGTTGAATTAATGAGATCATTCTGGCATACGTTGACATCAATAATAGAGATAATTGTTGCTGATTTATGGGATTAAACGGTAATAGAGGTTGGAAACCTTGCATCATTGGTATTTGTGGAATCggatacatattttgatttccTTCCATTGGTGAAAGTGGCATATTCGGAGAAAAACGTTGATCTTCTCGTGTCATCGATGGCACTTGTTGAGAAACAAAGTTAGGAtttgctaaaataaataattgggtAAGTAtcacagaaataaaaaaaaaatattaattttatttaagtttgtgttattatcaaaaaaaagtatttatttacaattttataataatattaaaattaccttGAACATTTGGAAGAAATGGTTCTGCAAatctagaaaaaattataccaaaataaaatgttttcaatattcgatcgttgtaaataaatgtgttagatattttattggatTTCAGTATTATGCACATTTCACGataaagtaaatacaattttcatttaaccAAAATCGGGTTACAAGATTAAAgttacattattactattcaaaatttagtataatataacctaaggtttaatacctatatttgttgaaaattaattttataaagcaccgttagtatttaaattattaatgaaatatgaatcacttcaacgaaaaaatattgataagaaTCCAAAGCTTTGTGGCAGACattgttaataaatgtttattt
This sequence is a window from Rhopalosiphum maidis isolate BTI-1 chromosome 1, ASM367621v3, whole genome shotgun sequence. Protein-coding genes within it:
- the LOC113557785 gene encoding putative uncharacterized protein DDB_G0287113 — protein: MFLTSVVLSVCLTTVFAEPFLPNVQANPNFVSQQVPSMTREDQRFSPNMPLSPMEGNQNMYPIPQIPMMQGFQPLLPFNPINQQQLSLLLMSTYARMISLIQLMNMQNRYQPYNQYIDPAVNNFVQPPVPLPYVQQPQVELQNNLQNELLQQQQQQAEAQHKAILDERRIQREYDMEIQRREELIKRQAEEEEIENKQKEIERQLLNEEDIERQRNEAQQQIFEEEQEEIRRKEEELRLQQIEDEKLKQNKEKKLKTRPPTKVIRKSRKPSVN